A region of the Pedococcus aerophilus genome:
TGGACCTCGCCCTCGGCGACCTCTACTCGGAGCGGGCGGTGGCCAACGGCGTCACGACCGAGAAGGCCGACCTCGTCTTCGCCTCGCTCCCCTACCGGATCATGCCCGGCGTCCTGAAGCCGGCGTACGACGAGATGCAGGTGCGCGACAAGGACTACTACGACGCGTTGCGCGAGGCCGGGTTCGACCTCGACTTCGGTGTCGACGGCTCCGGGTTGTTCATGAAGTACCTGCGGCGCGGCTCCGGCTACTACATCGACGTCGGCGCCTCCCAGCTCGTCATCGACGGCCGGATCCCCGTCGTCAACGGCCAGGTCGACCACCTCACCGAGACCTCCGTCGTCCTCGCCGACGGCACCGAGCTCCCGGCGGACGTCGTCGTCTACGCGACGGGCTACCAGTCGATGAACGGCTGGCTCGAGACCCTCATCTCCCCCGAGGTCGCCGACCGCGTCGGCAAGGTGTGGGGCTTCGGCTCCGACACACCGAAGGACCCCGGCCCGTGGGAGGGCGAGCTGCGGAACATGTGGAAGCCCACCAACGTCGACCACCTCTGGATCCACGGCGGCAACCTGCACCAGTCCCGCCACTACAGCCAGTTCCTGGCGCTCCAGCTCAAGGCCCGCTACGAGGGCCTCGAGACCCCCGTCTACGGACTTCAGGAGTCGCACCACCCGCGCTGACGCGCGAAACTGGGTATGCAGCGGGGCTGGCCACGGCGCGCGCGGACAGCCCCGCTGCATACCTGTGTCGAACGATCAGGCGAAGGTCTCGCCGGTGGCGTCGGTGACGAACTCCCAGAAGCGCTGGCGCTCGGGCGGCGTCTCGATCCGGACCGGGGCGTAGTGCGTCGGGCGCCGCCGACGGTCGTGCCAGAACCCGCCGGTGCCGATCGGGTCGTCAGTCGCCACGAGCCAGCTCACCGTGTCGGCGCCCTCTGCCGGGGTGCGCAGCAACGGACCCATGACCTTGTCGAAACCGGGGAGCGAGTCGGTGACGCCGGGGGTGTTGGCCCACCCCGGGTGCATGCTGTGAACGGAGACCCGGCCCCGCAGGCGCTCGGCCCACTGCTCGGTGATGACCAGCTGCATCCGCTTGGTGCGTGCGTAGGCGGTGACACCGGAGTAGTCGCCTTCGGTGTACTCGATGTCGTCGACGACGAGCTTCTGCCCGTACGCGCCGCCGGAGGACACGACGACGACGCGGCCACCCTCGAGGCTGTCGGCGAGCAGGGCGGTCATGAGGTGCGGCCCGAGGACGTGCGTGGCCAGGGTCAGCTCGTGCCCCTGGGCAGACGTGCTGCGCTCGGGCGGCAGCACACCGGCGTTGTGGACGAGGGCGTGCAGGTGCGGCACGCGGGCCGAGAAGTCGGCGCAGAACTCCCGCACCGCGTCGAGGTCGCTGAGGTCGCACTCGGCGACCTCGACCCGGGCCGACGGCTCCGCGGCCAGCAGGTCGGCGCGCGCCTTCTCCAGACGGGACGCCTTGCGCCCCAACAGGTGCACGGTCGCCCCGAGGGCTGCCAGCTGCTCCGCGGTGGCCAGGCCGAGACCGCCGCTCGCACCGGTCACCAGGACGTGGCGCCCGGCGAGGCAGGCGGGGCGCGGGTCCGCGGGCCACCACGACCGGCGCAGGCGGGGACCGAGGCGGGTGTAGCCGAGGACCAGGGACTTGTCCATCGCCCAGTCGAGGGCACCACTGAGTGACGTGACCATGGGTCAACGCTACGGGTGACCGGATGGGCGGGGCGCGCCGGGCACGACCTAGGGTGTCCGTCATGCCCGAGATGCGACACCGAAAGCTCGTCCGAGACCGGATCCCCACCATCATCCGCTCCAGGGGCGAGAAGGCCAGGACCACGGTGCTCGCGCCGGCGGAGTTCACCCCCGCGCTGCTCGACAAGCTCGTCGAGGAGAGCGTCGAGCTGCGGATGGCCCCGACCCGCGAGCAGCTCGACGAGCTCGCCGACGTCTGGGAGGTGCTGACGACCGTCGTGACCGACCTCGGCTTCACCATGGACGAGGTCGAGCAGGCCGCCACATTCAAGCGCGTCGTCCGCGGCGGGTTCTCCGAGCGGGTGTGGCTCGAGTCCACCTCCAGCGACCAAGCGGTCAAGAACTGACCGCTTGGGTCCCTACCGTGGAGTCATGACCACCACACCTGAGCCCACCAGTCCCGACGCAGCGCCCGCCACCGGTGAGCGCGCCGACCTCGTGCAGGCCCTGCGCCGACACCGAGACTTCCTGCGGTTCGCCGTCCGCGACCTCACCGACGACCAGGCGCGCCAGCGCACCACGGTCAGCGAGCTCACCCTCGGCGGGCTCGTCAAGCACGTGGCCGACACCGAGGCGCAGTGGGCGACCTTCATGCAGGAGGGCGCCGGGACGGCACCGGACATCGACTGGGAGTCGATCGACTGGAGCAACCCGCCCGCCGAGGTCGCCGCCTACGCCGACTCGCACCGCCTCAGGGACGACGAGACACTCGCTGGGCAGCTGGAGCGCTACGACGAGATCGCCCAGCACACCGACGAGCTCGTGCGGACCCTCGACCTCGACGCGGCGTACGACCTGCCGAAGGCGCCGTGGTTCGAGCCCGGCGCCCAGTGGTCGGTCCGTCGCGCCGTCCTGCACCTGCTCGCCGAGACCTCGCAGCACGCCGGCCACGCCGACATCATCCGCGAGTCCCTCGACGGCCAGAAGACGATGGGCTGAGCGCCGCACATCCTTCTTGCCGGACGGGATCCTCCGCCTCACCAGTCACACGAATTGCGTTGTGCCACAATGGTTTCGACCCCTGTGCGCGGGCCGAGCACTGTCGGTGGTCCCACCTAGGGTTTCCTCATGGCCATCACACCACAGGAGCCCGCCGGGCAGGACGGCAACGCCCGTCTCCGCCCTGTGCTGGGAGCCGTGGGGGTGGCGGTCGACGCGATGTCCGACGCGCAGGCGACCCGGGTGTGGGCCCTGTCCGAGCCCGAGCTGAGGGAGGCTGTCCGCGCCCTCGGCGAGCTCTCCGCGCGGGTCGACGCCACCCTGGTGAGCGTCCTCGCAGAGGCCGGCTCGCGCGGGCTCGGCACGGGTGAGGGCTGGGGCCCGGTGGACTGGGTGAGGTCGCTCGTGCCGCTGCTGCCGCTGCGCACGGTCACCGATGCGCAGGCGGTCGCACGTGCAGCCGGCGACCCCCGGCTGTCCGGGGTGGTCGAGGCGGCCACCGTCGGTGCGCCGTCGCCCGAGGGGCACCACGGGGCGTCCGCAGACCTGCTGCCGGTCGGCAAGGCGGCGCAGCTCGTGCGGTTCCACCAGTCGGTGGCCGGGCTGGCAGACCCCGGACACCTGGACGAGGCCCTTACCACGCTCCTGGACGGTGCCACCGGCCCCGGTGGCCTGAGCGAGCGCGACCTGGCCATCTGCCTGCGCCGCACCGGCGACCTCCTCCGACCCGACCGCGCCGTCGAGCACGACGCCGATG
Encoded here:
- a CDS encoding SDR family NAD(P)-dependent oxidoreductase; this translates as MVTSLSGALDWAMDKSLVLGYTRLGPRLRRSWWPADPRPACLAGRHVLVTGASGGLGLATAEQLAALGATVHLLGRKASRLEKARADLLAAEPSARVEVAECDLSDLDAVREFCADFSARVPHLHALVHNAGVLPPERSTSAQGHELTLATHVLGPHLMTALLADSLEGGRVVVVSSGGAYGQKLVVDDIEYTEGDYSGVTAYARTKRMQLVITEQWAERLRGRVSVHSMHPGWANTPGVTDSLPGFDKVMGPLLRTPAEGADTVSWLVATDDPIGTGGFWHDRRRRPTHYAPVRIETPPERQRFWEFVTDATGETFA
- a CDS encoding nucleoside triphosphate pyrophosphohydrolase codes for the protein MPEMRHRKLVRDRIPTIIRSRGEKARTTVLAPAEFTPALLDKLVEESVELRMAPTREQLDELADVWEVLTTVVTDLGFTMDEVEQAATFKRVVRGGFSERVWLESTSSDQAVKN
- a CDS encoding DinB family protein, which produces MTTTPEPTSPDAAPATGERADLVQALRRHRDFLRFAVRDLTDDQARQRTTVSELTLGGLVKHVADTEAQWATFMQEGAGTAPDIDWESIDWSNPPAEVAAYADSHRLRDDETLAGQLERYDEIAQHTDELVRTLDLDAAYDLPKAPWFEPGAQWSVRRAVLHLLAETSQHAGHADIIRESLDGQKTMG